AGGCTCCCTTGGGAACCTCGCCCTTTTTGTCTGTCGCTCGATCGGGGAGAGGGATGCGGATGCTAGGGAGAATCAGAATCGGCCTGGCTCGCGAGCGAGGGTTCACGCTCCTGGAAGCCCTCGTGGCTCTGGCCATGGTCGCCTTGCTCATCGGCGCCGCCGTGGTTTCGATCGGCGGATTCGCGGCCCAGAAGACGCTGGCCGGTTGGAGCGAGTCGATCGTGAACGACATTCGAAGCGCACAGCAGCTCGGGATCGCCCGGCGGGCCGCCGCCGTTGTCACCTTCACCAGCGGCACCCCGCCGAGCTACACGACCACGATCGGCGGCGCCACCGTGCGCAGTCAAACACTCCCCTCGGAACT
This region of bacterium genomic DNA includes:
- a CDS encoding type II secretion system protein; translated protein: MLGRIRIGLARERGFTLLEALVALAMVALLIGAAVVSIGGFAAQKTLAGWSESIVNDIRSAQQLGIARRAAAVVTFTSGTPPSYTTTIGGATVRSQTLPSELTITSTTIQFNTLGAPSSGATLVVTDTRNGQTITISVAALTGAVTVQ